Proteins found in one Fundidesulfovibrio terrae genomic segment:
- a CDS encoding glycosyltransferase yields the protein MTPLISVLLPVRNAADHLPQALESLLAQTFADFEILAVDDASDDGGLTLAVLEEYAGRDARIRAIAAGRLGIAGALNLAAQRSRGRYLARMDADDACEPERLRLQAEHLEASPLTDVVGCRVRFGGDPAVSAGYARHVGWINTLESHEAMALGAFRDAPLAHPSVMFRASAFARLGGYRQGPYPEDYELWLRWLNAGARFAKLPQTLLTWNDPPGRLSRTDPRYSLEAFHALKAGYLAGWLAANNPHHPEVIVVGAGRVTRRRAEHLCSHGVRIRAYLDIDPRKIGQVHQGRPVLHHRDVPPPGEAFVVSYVSTPGAAEHVAAFLNSRGYRAGRAYIQAG from the coding sequence ATGACTCCGCTCATCTCCGTTCTGCTTCCGGTCCGCAACGCGGCGGACCATCTGCCCCAGGCTCTGGAGAGCCTGCTCGCCCAGACCTTCGCCGATTTCGAAATTCTGGCCGTTGACGACGCTTCCGACGACGGGGGCCTCACGCTTGCGGTCCTTGAGGAGTATGCCGGGCGCGACGCCAGGATCAGGGCTATCGCCGCCGGACGCCTGGGCATCGCGGGGGCGCTGAATCTGGCGGCGCAACGGTCGCGCGGGCGCTATCTGGCCCGCATGGACGCTGACGACGCCTGCGAGCCCGAGCGGCTGCGCCTCCAGGCGGAACATCTTGAGGCCAGCCCCCTGACGGACGTGGTGGGCTGCCGGGTCCGCTTCGGGGGAGATCCGGCCGTATCGGCCGGATACGCCCGTCACGTGGGATGGATCAACACCCTCGAGAGCCATGAGGCCATGGCGCTGGGCGCGTTTCGGGACGCGCCCCTGGCGCATCCGTCGGTCATGTTCCGGGCGTCCGCATTCGCGCGCCTGGGCGGGTACCGCCAGGGGCCGTATCCCGAGGATTACGAACTCTGGCTGCGCTGGCTCAACGCAGGAGCCCGGTTCGCCAAGCTGCCCCAGACCCTTTTGACCTGGAACGACCCGCCCGGACGCCTGTCGCGCACCGATCCCCGGTATTCGCTGGAGGCGTTCCACGCCTTGAAGGCCGGATACCTGGCCGGTTGGCTCGCGGCCAACAATCCGCATCATCCTGAAGTGATCGTGGTGGGGGCGGGCCGGGTCACGCGGCGCAGGGCGGAGCATCTGTGTTCGCACGGCGTGCGCATCAGGGCCTATCTGGACATCGACCCTCGCAAGATCGGCCAGGTCCACCAGGGGAGGCCGGTATTGCACCATCGCGACGTCCCGCCCCCGGGCGAGGCGTTCGTGGTGTCGTACGTCTCGACGCCGGGAGCGGCCGAGCACGTGGCGGCGTTCCTTAATTCCCGGGGGTATCGCGCAGGGCGGGCGTATATCCAGGCAGGATGA
- a CDS encoding NAD(P)/FAD-dependent oxidoreductase, which yields MNSTDTPRGAILQRDGQTWAIVPRTPVGLITPEVLDALNTVVKKYSIPIVKITSGQRIALVGVKAEQVEDIWADLGTLVGQAIELCVHFVQACPGTSVCKFGVQDSLGLGLELEKLYVGMELPAKVKMGVSGCPLCCASSLVRDMGVIGKKNGFTVAFGGHPGNKPRVGDVVAEDLDKDQVVALVRKLLEYYRDNAKKKERCARFVERVGIDAVKAAVL from the coding sequence ATGAATTCTACGGATACACCGCGCGGCGCAATCCTGCAGCGCGACGGCCAGACTTGGGCGATAGTTCCTCGCACCCCCGTGGGGCTGATCACCCCCGAGGTGCTCGACGCCCTCAATACTGTAGTGAAGAAGTATTCCATCCCCATTGTCAAGATTACCTCGGGCCAGCGCATCGCCCTGGTCGGGGTGAAGGCCGAGCAGGTGGAGGACATCTGGGCGGACCTGGGCACCCTGGTAGGGCAGGCCATCGAGCTGTGCGTGCACTTCGTGCAGGCCTGCCCCGGCACCAGCGTGTGCAAGTTCGGCGTGCAGGACTCCCTGGGCCTGGGCCTGGAGCTTGAGAAGCTTTACGTGGGCATGGAACTGCCCGCCAAGGTGAAGATGGGCGTGTCCGGTTGCCCGCTGTGCTGTGCCAGTTCGCTGGTGCGGGACATGGGCGTGATCGGCAAGAAGAACGGTTTCACCGTGGCCTTCGGTGGCCATCCGGGCAACAAGCCCCGGGTGGGAGACGTGGTGGCCGAGGACCTGGACAAGGACCAGGTGGTGGCCCTGGTGAGGAAGCTCCTGGAATACTACCGGGACAACGCCAAGAAAAAGGAACGTTGCGCCCGCTTCGTTGAGCGGGTGGGCATCGACGCCGTCAAGGCCGCCGTGCTGTGA
- a CDS encoding bacteriohemerythrin, whose product MSVKSCLFALLGASGALSTTAAILSLGSGAAPAWVVTLAALATLMSLAAFAFMVAAPLARLAEMARLAAKGELSAKDDSAGPFEFSALSTALIELSDCLRQAVKAEADSKASFEASLRTCDDAVLQAQEASRLAEESRAENLLAASTKLEAVVERIMTSAGALSNQMERISEGADLQKMRMNETSMAMEEMNLAIADISRSSSDASVSVQGSKDQAGSSAAIAGEAIAAIAKVTEATSVLKQNMGSLGDQAKSIDRIINVIDDIADQTNLLALNAAIEAARAGEAGRGFAVVADEVRKLAEKTMTATKEVGDSITAIQNAIHQNVQQMDMAVVRADEASLMAQRSGESAEEILRHTEDNTTKIHSIAAASEEQSATSAHINKAIEEVDHVATEIADGIHDSAHAVLELSELSRELSVLIADLKSGMQAGILMPWTSDLATGVKIIDEQHHKLVDIINHLYAAMKSGQGKSALEKILDELAGYTVHHFGIEEKYFDQFKFTETTQHKKAHEHLKAQVVDYIGKFKAGQAGMSMDIMNFLKDWLVDHICKTDKRYVKTFLDNGLERTPGVHVAGVKALGR is encoded by the coding sequence ATGTCCGTCAAATCTTGTCTTTTCGCGCTGTTGGGGGCGTCGGGCGCGCTCTCGACCACGGCCGCCATCCTGTCCTTGGGGTCGGGTGCGGCGCCCGCATGGGTAGTGACTCTCGCGGCGCTGGCGACACTGATGTCGTTGGCGGCCTTCGCCTTCATGGTGGCTGCCCCCCTCGCCCGCCTGGCGGAGATGGCCCGTCTGGCCGCCAAGGGGGAACTTTCGGCCAAGGACGATTCCGCCGGGCCCTTCGAATTCAGCGCCCTTTCCACCGCCCTGATCGAACTCTCGGATTGCCTCAGGCAGGCCGTCAAGGCCGAGGCCGACAGCAAGGCGTCCTTCGAGGCGTCCCTCAGGACCTGCGACGATGCCGTTCTCCAGGCCCAGGAGGCGTCGCGCCTGGCCGAAGAATCCCGCGCCGAAAACCTGCTCGCGGCCTCCACCAAGCTTGAGGCCGTGGTGGAGCGCATCATGACCTCGGCCGGCGCGCTCTCCAACCAGATGGAACGCATCTCCGAAGGGGCCGACCTCCAGAAGATGCGCATGAATGAAACCTCCATGGCCATGGAGGAGATGAACCTGGCCATCGCGGACATCTCGCGCAGTTCTTCCGACGCCTCCGTGAGCGTGCAGGGCTCCAAGGACCAGGCCGGTTCCAGCGCCGCCATCGCCGGAGAGGCCATCGCCGCCATCGCCAAGGTCACGGAGGCCACCTCCGTGCTCAAGCAGAACATGGGCAGCCTCGGCGACCAGGCCAAGAGCATCGACCGTATCATCAACGTCATCGACGACATCGCCGACCAGACCAACCTGCTGGCCCTGAATGCGGCCATCGAGGCCGCCCGAGCCGGCGAGGCCGGACGCGGCTTCGCGGTCGTGGCCGACGAGGTGCGCAAGCTGGCCGAAAAGACCATGACCGCCACCAAGGAGGTCGGGGACTCCATCACCGCCATCCAGAACGCCATCCACCAGAACGTGCAGCAGATGGACATGGCGGTCGTCCGCGCGGACGAAGCCTCGCTCATGGCCCAGCGATCGGGGGAATCGGCTGAAGAGATCCTGCGCCACACCGAGGACAACACCACCAAGATCCACTCCATCGCCGCCGCCTCCGAAGAGCAGTCCGCCACTTCGGCCCACATCAACAAGGCCATCGAGGAAGTGGACCACGTGGCCACGGAAATCGCCGACGGCATCCACGACTCGGCCCACGCCGTGCTTGAGCTTTCGGAACTCTCCCGGGAACTCTCCGTACTCATCGCCGACCTCAAGAGCGGCATGCAGGCGGGCATCCTCATGCCCTGGACCAGCGACCTCGCCACCGGCGTCAAGATCATCGACGAGCAGCACCACAAGCTGGTTGACATCATCAACCACCTCTACGCCGCCATGAAGTCGGGCCAGGGCAAGAGCGCGCTGGAAAAGATCCTGGACGAACTGGCCGGCTACACCGTCCACCATTTCGGCATCGAGGAGAAATACTTCGACCAGTTCAAGTTCACCGAAACCACCCAGCACAAGAAAGCCCACGAGCACCTTAAGGCCCAGGTGGTGGACTACATCGGGAAATTCAAGGCCGGACAGGCGGGAATGTCCATGGACATCATGAACTTCCTCAAGGACTGGCTGGTGGACCACATCTGCAAGACGGACAAGCGCTACGTAAAGACCTTCCTGGACAACGGACTGGAGCGCACCCCGGGCGTGCACGTGGCGGGCGTGAAGGCGTTGGGGAGGTAG
- a CDS encoding SRPBCC family protein: MDTYSIRHEIGIKTPPGAVYQALTDTKKLAGWWTSDTRGEGSRVGGVLEFWFGEYCKKFAVVELQQDTLVRWKALKNDAPDEWDETEIAFSLRAGEKQCYVHFSHSGWRRDDGMLPHCSTKWAVFLLSLKDLLEKGVGHPAPNDVQVNHD; the protein is encoded by the coding sequence ATGGACACCTATTCCATTCGCCATGAAATCGGGATCAAGACACCGCCTGGAGCCGTTTACCAGGCATTGACGGATACAAAGAAACTCGCCGGATGGTGGACTTCCGATACCCGCGGCGAGGGATCACGGGTCGGGGGCGTACTTGAGTTCTGGTTCGGAGAGTATTGCAAGAAGTTTGCGGTCGTCGAGCTCCAACAGGACACGCTCGTCCGGTGGAAGGCTCTTAAAAATGACGCCCCAGATGAGTGGGACGAGACTGAGATAGCCTTTTCCTTAAGAGCCGGTGAAAAGCAGTGTTACGTCCACTTCAGCCATTCGGGCTGGCGCAGGGATGATGGAATGCTTCCACACTGCTCGACGAAATGGGCGGTTTTCCTGTTGAGTCTCAAGGACCTTCTGGAAAAGGGCGTGGGGCATCCAGCACCCAACGACGTGCAAGTCAATCACGACTGA
- the thyX gene encoding FAD-dependent thymidylate synthase translates to MPAKKLDVALLAFTPEPLSVIYAAFRQCYHAGFVADMWPRLLAGEIPRAKQAEFVAKVLESGHVSPIEHVSFTFAVEGVSRALTHQLVRHRIASYSQQSQRYVDASQFDYVLPPAIAKIPPAKARFEAFMEEVGAAYRDIKAILEENGRKDKAKEDARFVLPQAAETRIVTTMNCRALFNFFEQRCCTRAQWEIRALADKMLSLCRLTLPEVFAVAGARCERLGYCPEGEKFTCGKYPLR, encoded by the coding sequence ATGCCCGCGAAGAAGCTTGATGTTGCGCTGCTGGCCTTCACCCCGGAACCCCTCTCCGTCATCTATGCGGCGTTTCGCCAGTGCTACCATGCGGGCTTCGTGGCGGACATGTGGCCGCGGCTCCTGGCCGGGGAGATCCCGCGCGCCAAGCAGGCCGAGTTCGTGGCCAAGGTGCTCGAATCCGGCCACGTGAGCCCCATCGAGCACGTGAGCTTCACCTTCGCCGTCGAGGGTGTGTCGCGCGCGCTCACCCACCAGTTGGTGCGCCACCGCATCGCTAGCTATTCCCAGCAGTCCCAGCGCTATGTGGACGCCTCCCAGTTCGACTACGTATTGCCCCCGGCCATCGCCAAGATCCCCCCGGCCAAGGCCCGCTTCGAGGCGTTCATGGAAGAGGTGGGCGCGGCCTATCGAGACATTAAAGCGATACTTGAAGAAAACGGGCGCAAGGACAAGGCCAAGGAAGACGCGCGTTTCGTGCTTCCCCAGGCGGCCGAGACGCGCATCGTGACCACCATGAACTGCCGGGCGCTGTTCAATTTCTTCGAGCAGCGCTGCTGCACGCGTGCCCAGTGGGAGATCCGCGCCCTGGCCGACAAGATGCTTTCCCTGTGCCGCCTGACCCTGCCCGAAGTGTTCGCCGTGGCCGGTGCCCGTTGCGAACGCTTGGGCTACTGCCCCGAGGGCGAGAAGTTCACCTGCGGAAAGTATCCGCTGCGCTAG
- the ruvB gene encoding Holliday junction branch migration DNA helicase RuvB: MTKPADDTIRPSRLSDFIGQDDLRANLQVYLSSATERGKALDHTLFYGPPGLGKTTLAQIMSSELGVNLVTTSGPVMERGGDLAAILTNLGRHDILFIDEIHRMPPAVEEILYPAMEDFKLDLIIGQGPGARTVKIDLEPFTLVGATTRIGLLTSPLRDRFGVIFRLDFYSAQELSTIVTRASKILGAKLTPEAAFEIGKRSRGTPRIAGRLLRRVRDFAVVRSSEVIDRELAHEALGRMDVDPHGLDQMDRKILSCLVEQFGGGPVGVKTLAVACSEEVRTLEDIYEPYLIQCGLIKRTPRGRVATAKAYQHLKTHSLG; this comes from the coding sequence ATGACCAAGCCCGCCGACGACACCATCCGCCCAAGCCGCCTGTCCGACTTCATCGGCCAGGACGACCTGCGCGCCAACCTGCAGGTGTACCTTTCCTCGGCCACGGAACGGGGCAAGGCCCTGGACCACACGCTTTTCTACGGCCCCCCCGGCCTAGGCAAGACCACCCTGGCCCAGATCATGTCTTCCGAGCTGGGCGTGAACCTGGTCACCACCTCGGGGCCTGTGATGGAGCGCGGCGGCGACCTGGCAGCCATCCTCACCAACCTGGGCCGCCACGACATCCTCTTCATCGACGAGATCCACCGCATGCCTCCGGCCGTGGAGGAAATCCTCTATCCGGCCATGGAAGACTTCAAGCTGGACCTCATCATTGGCCAGGGACCCGGCGCGCGCACGGTGAAGATCGACCTGGAGCCATTCACCCTGGTGGGGGCCACCACCCGCATCGGCCTGCTCACCTCGCCGCTTCGCGACCGCTTCGGGGTGATCTTCCGCCTGGATTTCTACTCGGCCCAGGAGCTCTCCACCATCGTCACCCGGGCTTCGAAGATACTCGGGGCCAAGCTCACTCCCGAGGCCGCGTTTGAGATCGGCAAGCGCTCCCGGGGCACGCCGCGCATCGCGGGCCGGCTCTTGCGACGGGTGCGCGATTTCGCCGTGGTGCGATCAAGCGAGGTCATCGACCGGGAGCTGGCCCATGAGGCGCTCGGGCGCATGGACGTGGACCCGCACGGCCTGGACCAGATGGACCGCAAGATACTCTCCTGCCTGGTGGAGCAGTTCGGCGGCGGGCCAGTAGGGGTGAAGACCCTGGCCGTGGCCTGCTCCGAGGAAGTGCGCACCCTGGAAGATATTTACGAGCCGTATCTGATCCAGTGCGGACTCATCAAACGCACCCCGCGCGGGCGCGTGGCCACGGCTAAGGCCTACCAGCACCTCAAGACCCATTCCCTGGGGTAG
- the ruvA gene encoding Holliday junction branch migration protein RuvA: MIAYLRGELLEKSDKGCLVLTPSGVGYELTVSTPTAANLPGKGEEASLYVHAQTGEDGTRLFGFASGEERQAFRALIGIPKLGPKTALAMLSSYGVNDLALIAAREDVAALSQVPGIGKKSAQRMILELKYALDGVSGHSPVHAAQTPAGSVFRDALAALTNLGYNESQAGPILREALEAEPDLDVAQAIRACLKKIAAAKA, from the coding sequence ATGATCGCCTATCTGCGCGGGGAACTGCTGGAGAAGTCCGACAAGGGCTGCCTCGTCCTCACGCCCTCGGGCGTGGGCTACGAGCTGACCGTGTCCACACCCACGGCGGCCAACCTGCCGGGCAAGGGCGAGGAAGCTTCCCTGTACGTCCACGCCCAGACCGGCGAGGACGGCACCCGCCTGTTCGGGTTCGCTTCCGGCGAGGAGCGCCAGGCCTTCCGGGCGCTCATCGGCATCCCCAAGCTCGGCCCCAAGACCGCCCTGGCCATGCTCTCCAGCTACGGCGTGAACGACCTGGCGCTGATCGCCGCCCGCGAGGACGTCGCCGCCCTGTCCCAGGTGCCGGGCATCGGCAAGAAAAGCGCCCAGCGCATGATCCTGGAACTCAAGTACGCCCTGGATGGCGTGTCCGGCCATTCGCCGGTCCACGCCGCCCAGACTCCTGCGGGGAGCGTCTTCCGCGACGCCCTGGCGGCCCTCACCAACTTGGGGTACAACGAGTCCCAGGCCGGACCCATCCTGCGCGAGGCGCTTGAAGCCGAACCGGACCTGGATGTGGCCCAGGCCATCCGCGCGTGCCTGAAGAAGATCGCGGCCGCCAAAGCATGA
- the ruvC gene encoding crossover junction endodeoxyribonuclease RuvC translates to MASLVVLGLDPGSRNTGWGIVREESGVLSLVDAGVIRVERLGDMDVRLGAIFEALAGLLAIHKPVEAAMEDVFVSKNPSSALKLGQARGAAMACCSVAGLRVHAYEPSVVKKSLVGVGRAEKSQVAFMVAQVLGCRKPLATDASDALAVAVCHLNQRRFKRLSGEP, encoded by the coding sequence GTGGCCTCCCTCGTGGTGCTCGGGCTCGACCCCGGATCGCGCAACACCGGCTGGGGCATCGTCCGTGAAGAGTCGGGCGTCCTGTCCCTGGTGGACGCCGGAGTCATCCGCGTGGAGCGCCTGGGAGACATGGACGTGCGCCTGGGTGCCATCTTCGAGGCCCTGGCCGGGCTTCTGGCCATTCACAAGCCCGTCGAGGCCGCCATGGAAGACGTGTTCGTGTCCAAGAATCCGTCCTCGGCACTGAAGCTCGGGCAGGCGCGTGGCGCGGCCATGGCCTGCTGCTCGGTGGCGGGCCTTCGCGTGCACGCCTACGAGCCCTCGGTGGTGAAAAAGAGCCTGGTGGGCGTTGGCCGGGCGGAAAAATCGCAGGTGGCCTTCATGGTCGCGCAGGTGCTGGGATGCCGAAAACCGCTGGCCACCGACGCTTCGGACGCGCTCGCCGTGGCCGTGTGCCATCTGAATCAGAGGCGCTTCAAGCGCCTCTCAGGGGAGCCATGA
- a CDS encoding YebC/PmpR family DNA-binding transcriptional regulator, with translation MAGHSKWKNIQVRKGAQDAKKGKVFTKVTKEIMLAAKAGGGDPITNARLRSAIAAAKAVNLPKDKIDTAVKKGTGELAGGNIDEITYEGYGPGGVAILIEAATDNRNRTVADVRAIMSKNGGQLGEAGCVGWMFDKKGVIELDKAKYAEDKVMEAALEAGAEDILDQGDTWEVNTAPEDFEAVRQALEDAGMELLSAEISMLPKNTVDVDAETGRKLMKLMDALDDYDDVQQTHSNFELPEALMAEMG, from the coding sequence ATGGCTGGACATTCGAAATGGAAGAACATCCAGGTGCGCAAGGGCGCCCAGGACGCCAAGAAAGGCAAGGTTTTCACCAAGGTCACCAAGGAAATCATGCTGGCGGCCAAGGCCGGCGGCGGCGATCCGATCACCAACGCCCGCCTGCGTTCGGCCATCGCGGCCGCCAAGGCGGTGAACCTGCCCAAGGACAAGATCGACACGGCCGTCAAGAAGGGCACCGGCGAGCTGGCCGGCGGCAACATCGACGAGATCACCTATGAGGGCTACGGCCCCGGCGGCGTGGCCATCCTCATCGAGGCCGCCACGGACAACCGCAACCGCACCGTGGCTGACGTGCGCGCCATCATGAGCAAAAACGGCGGCCAGTTGGGCGAGGCCGGATGCGTGGGCTGGATGTTCGACAAGAAGGGCGTCATCGAGCTGGACAAGGCCAAGTACGCCGAGGACAAGGTCATGGAGGCCGCACTGGAGGCCGGGGCCGAGGACATCCTGGACCAGGGCGACACCTGGGAGGTCAACACCGCCCCCGAGGATTTCGAAGCCGTGCGCCAGGCCCTCGAGGATGCCGGGATGGAGCTTCTCTCCGCCGAGATCTCCATGCTGCCCAAGAACACCGTGGACGTGGACGCCGAGACCGGCCGCAAGCTCATGAAGCTCATGGACGCCCTGGACGACTATGACGACGTGCAGCAGACTCACTCCAACTTCGAGCTGCCCGAGGCCCTGATGGCGGAGATGGGGTAG
- a CDS encoding RlmE family RNA methyltransferase, which produces MKKIQDHYFKRAKQENYPARSIYKLQEMDSNFKLFKPGQKVLDLGATPGSWTLYAAKKVGPSGRVVGVDINPTDTPFPENVTFLVADALEPGPEFRELLESMKPFHLVISDMAPRTTGARITDQARSLELVEQALALAGTCLIHGGHFIAKVFMGPDVKPFMDSMRGAFEKVKTAKPKSSRSESFELFIVGLGFRGLQTYPEE; this is translated from the coding sequence ATGAAAAAAATTCAGGATCATTACTTCAAGCGCGCCAAGCAGGAGAACTACCCAGCCCGCTCCATCTACAAGCTCCAGGAAATGGATTCGAACTTCAAGCTGTTCAAGCCCGGCCAGAAGGTGCTGGACCTGGGAGCCACACCCGGCTCCTGGACGCTCTACGCCGCCAAGAAGGTCGGCCCCTCGGGGCGGGTGGTGGGCGTGGACATAAACCCCACGGACACTCCCTTTCCCGAGAACGTCACCTTCCTGGTGGCCGACGCCCTGGAGCCCGGCCCGGAGTTCCGGGAGCTTCTCGAGTCCATGAAACCCTTCCACCTGGTGATCAGCGACATGGCCCCCAGGACCACGGGCGCGCGCATCACCGATCAGGCCCGGTCGCTTGAGCTTGTGGAGCAGGCCCTTGCCCTCGCAGGGACTTGCCTGATACACGGCGGCCACTTCATCGCCAAGGTCTTCATGGGGCCGGACGTCAAACCGTTCATGGATTCCATGCGCGGGGCCTTTGAAAAGGTCAAGACCGCCAAACCCAAAAGCTCCCGGTCGGAGAGCTTCGAACTGTTCATCGTGGGCCTCGGCTTTCGCGGCCTTCAGACATATCCGGAGGAGTAG
- a CDS encoding glycosyltransferase family protein, whose translation MPSPPKRLRLMDELGSPKTLMAGHDIVMLAQSPDWLILGLGPDPAALAAELPTNARVEYLECPAFFEQAGEDWRAAIPAAWGRTESFDPHRERNIIMYGSAMQLFPSFWGPVAATLALPRPAERAPGAGKTALVPAEESRLIASEAARALRDEGFQVRAVGPDDLIPVLEESRPDLFLSVNFAGLDPYGAAQAVLERAGVPVAVWCVDNPFHSLSGVKTNAWKNIHLFVTDGWFVEPLERYGAKSVRHLPLAANPDFFKAVPDRPGLQDKLLFVGRSEFPDKKAFFAGLTVPEDAWAEALAMLQGGERPDFGWWASRLGTGCLWPGREARRAGFGAEQSGQAWRSMVIREAAQGGGLVVCGDDAWRGLVDAPFILLPPVDYYGPLAGMYASARFVLGAVSPLLPHGLTQRHFDVWAAGGCLLTDDTPGLSIFPEELTRPVTYRTAQAIPALARSLERERAGLIASWRELVASEHTYGHRIRSILEQITS comes from the coding sequence ATGCCAAGCCCCCCGAAGCGGCTGCGCCTCATGGACGAACTGGGCAGCCCGAAGACCCTCATGGCCGGCCATGACATCGTCATGCTCGCCCAAAGCCCGGACTGGCTCATCCTGGGCCTGGGGCCGGACCCGGCGGCCCTGGCGGCGGAACTCCCCACGAATGCGCGGGTCGAGTACCTGGAATGCCCGGCCTTTTTCGAGCAGGCAGGCGAGGATTGGCGGGCGGCCATCCCGGCCGCCTGGGGCAGGACGGAGAGCTTCGACCCGCACCGCGAGCGTAACATTATAATGTATGGCTCGGCCATGCAGCTCTTTCCTTCCTTCTGGGGGCCGGTGGCGGCCACGCTCGCCCTGCCCCGCCCGGCGGAGCGCGCGCCCGGGGCGGGCAAGACCGCCCTGGTCCCGGCGGAAGAGTCGCGGCTCATCGCCTCCGAGGCCGCCCGCGCCTTGCGGGATGAAGGTTTCCAAGTGCGCGCGGTCGGTCCCGATGACCTGATCCCGGTGCTTGAGGAGTCCCGCCCGGACCTTTTTCTCTCGGTCAACTTCGCCGGCCTCGATCCCTACGGCGCGGCCCAGGCCGTGCTGGAGCGGGCCGGAGTGCCGGTTGCGGTCTGGTGCGTGGACAACCCGTTCCACTCCTTGTCCGGCGTCAAGACCAACGCCTGGAAAAATATCCATCTGTTCGTCACCGACGGCTGGTTCGTGGAACCGCTCGAGCGCTACGGGGCAAAGTCCGTCCGCCACCTGCCGCTGGCGGCCAACCCGGATTTCTTCAAGGCCGTCCCGGACAGGCCGGGGCTTCAGGACAAGCTCCTGTTCGTGGGACGCAGCGAATTCCCGGACAAGAAAGCCTTCTTCGCCGGGCTGACGGTACCGGAGGACGCCTGGGCCGAGGCTCTGGCCATGCTGCAGGGCGGCGAGCGGCCGGATTTCGGCTGGTGGGCCTCACGGCTCGGAACCGGGTGCCTGTGGCCGGGTCGCGAGGCCCGCAGGGCCGGTTTCGGAGCGGAGCAGTCCGGCCAGGCCTGGCGTTCCATGGTCATCCGGGAGGCGGCGCAAGGGGGCGGACTGGTGGTCTGCGGCGACGATGCCTGGCGCGGGCTCGTGGACGCGCCCTTCATCCTGCTCCCTCCGGTGGACTACTACGGCCCCTTGGCGGGCATGTACGCCTCGGCGCGATTCGTGCTCGGGGCCGTGAGCCCGCTTCTTCCCCACGGCCTCACCCAGCGCCACTTCGACGTCTGGGCGGCCGGGGGGTGCCTGCTCACGGACGACACGCCGGGACTTAGCATATTCCCGGAGGAGCTGACGCGTCCGGTCACATACCGGACCGCCCAGGCAATACCGGCCCTGGCCCGGAGCCTCGAGCGCGAGAGGGCGGGGCTCATCGCGTCCTGGCGGGAGCTTGTCGCGAGCGAGCACACCTACGGCCATAGAATTCGTTCCATCCTGGAGCAGATCACCTCTTGA
- a CDS encoding DNA-methyltransferase has product MWATLWLGECWRLAKPGAPCLVFSDWWQLPAMTDAIQAAGWAWKGIVIWHKPSARPMLGSFRRDTEFVIHAVKGQAKTHTRQCFPGVFKHAVNTAQKVHLTGKPVALVKDLLAVTPAGAHVLDPFMGGGTTALACLETGRRFTGVELSAEYATLAAGRIRAAEETLK; this is encoded by the coding sequence ATGTGGGCCACTCTCTGGCTTGGGGAGTGCTGGCGGCTAGCCAAGCCGGGCGCGCCCTGCTTGGTCTTCTCCGACTGGTGGCAGCTCCCGGCCATGACCGACGCCATCCAGGCGGCCGGGTGGGCCTGGAAAGGCATAGTGATCTGGCACAAGCCGAGCGCCCGCCCCATGCTCGGGTCCTTCCGCCGGGACACGGAATTCGTGATCCATGCGGTCAAGGGGCAAGCGAAGACGCATACCCGGCAATGCTTCCCGGGCGTGTTCAAGCACGCGGTGAACACCGCCCAGAAGGTCCACCTCACAGGCAAGCCGGTGGCCCTCGTGAAGGACCTCCTGGCCGTGACCCCGGCGGGGGCACATGTGCTTGATCCGTTCATGGGAGGAGGCACCACCGCCCTGGCCTGCCTAGAGACGGGTAGGCGCTTCACGGGGGTAGAACTATCGGCCGAATACGCCACCCTCGCCGCCGGGCGAATCCGCGCGGCCGAGGAGACGTTAAAATAG